One Ictalurus furcatus strain D&B chromosome 22, Billie_1.0, whole genome shotgun sequence genomic window, CTCGCTCAGCTCTTCCCTCTCTGCTCTGGGAAAGCACCTAAGGTTTTTGAACCTAGGATCTAGAGCGGTTGCCACCTTTAACCACCACAGGTTTGAGTTCTCCTTTCGCCGGTTGAGGTCCTTTGTGAATGCAGCCTTGAAGCGCGATATGTAGGCAGGGTCAACATCAGAGACCTCCATTGGACGCAGGAGATGATGTAGTGCGGGAAGCACCACGGAGCAGGATACATACTTTTCGCCACCTAGGAGCTCAGTGATGTACCTACAGTGCAAACAGACCACCACACAATTGACTTAATGACTACAGTTTTCATTCAGATCGCAACTATTTAGGGTAAAGGCCTTAAACTATGTCTAGATGACTTGCAAATGACTTATTTTTATCAGTAAAATTGGAGATGACAGAGAAATCACATTACCTGCAAGGCTCCAGCACCGTTTCCAACTTTGCCAACCTGTCATATTCAGCTGAGGTTAGCATGGCGATGTTGTGCTTCTGCTGTGACAGCATTGCTTTCAGTGGATCTTTGTTGTATTGAATCTGCCTTATCATTTCAAGAGTTGAATTCCAGCGTTTTGGCGAATCGCATCACCAGAAATGAACTTTAAATTTCCTtagccaatgaaattctgtcTCCTGGTTTAGATCAGCCTGTAGTTTCTGCGTGATCTCTAGAAAGGAAATGACAGTATTTAGACCAATGTCATCAGTCTAAGGTCACACAGACattgttcaaaataaaaaacaaaaacatttaccaTCACATCTGTGGATGCGGCTGCAGAAGTGGATAGTAGCTTTTCCTCAAACTCCACCAGGTCATGCAGtgttgtttccccctttctttccaCTTCTGTGCAATCTGAACCAAGAAGAGTCGTTGAGTGAGTTGAAATATTGAATAACTATCAGTatcattgttttctttttcttttttacgtTTGAAAGGCCAAAGAGACTTCTGGCCTACCGACATTCACCAAGGCACTTGTAATTGTACTTTTAATAAGTGTACTCGGCATTCATCAATGGTTGCATgcgagtacgaagaaaatcagtgGTACCAATACTTTTGTAAATCTTGCCAGAAATTTGTAATGTGGTTTCTTACACAAACAATTACACAGAGCTTTACTGAAAGACCGATGAATGAGGTCAAAccgaaaaaaaacactaaaatgacCGTTTTGTCATCTGTCCTTGTTCATGCACCTCATCCTGGGGTTCTGCTTCCCTCTTGCTGTTCTGTGCAATCTGAACCAAGAAACATGACAAGAAGTTGTAATCAATATCATGTATAAGCATGTCTGATTTGCTACTCCAAGTATTAATTTGCTgtactctacacacacagtaaagaaatgtttaaatCTTATGCAGAGGGttggcatgttttgttcagaataaagctgtttttttttcacttccgTCTTCATTCATCTCTTTTTCCGCTTCCTCTCTGGCTGTTCAGGCCAGGGCTCTTGACTGGTGTCCAACTTGTAGTAAGGAGCGAAGCTTTTCCGCGTTGGTATGCTGAATTTTTCAGTATAATGTAACTGCTCATCCTCCATCAAGGAGGGACAGTTGAGCGCCTTCCACAGCCGCTGCTTGATCCTACGGCCCAGCGCCATGGAGTAGCAACGTGGCTTTCCAGTGGACGTCACCAGCATCGGATCCACCACTGAGTGGTAGATTTTTTGGTACTCTGGACTGCTTAGGCCGTGGATCGTAAGGGGTTGGTCCATCAGAGATTCTCTGATGCAGCTCGTCGCTGAGGCAGTGGCAGCAGAGGAGGCTCCTTGTGGATGAAATTCAGGAGGCACAGCAGCGATTACAATGTAACGCTCTTCCAGATGTACCTCCGGCCCTTGCAGCTCTTCCACTTGTGCTGCTtccctttttctcttctttgcaATCTGAACCAAGAAACATAACAAGTAGTTTCGT contains:
- the LOC128625611 gene encoding zinc finger BED domain-containing protein 4-like, producing the protein MIRQIQYNKDPLKAMLSQQKHNIAMLTSAEYDRLAKLETVLEPCRYITELLGGEKYVSCSVVLPALHHLLRPMEVSDVDPAYISRFKAAFTKDLNRRKENSNLWWLKVATALDPRFKNLRCFPRAEREELSEMLKDREPAPQTSGEKVESEPPKKKMALLLMGSESLSDEEVLATDKSLERYKAESCVSIETCPLQWWSSQAGTYGKLAHIAKRYLATPASTVPCERLFSLAGHIVQKKRSALSSENVNKLVCL